The Roseovarius sp. EL26 genome contains the following window.
AAGGCCTCGCTGAAATCCCGCCTACCCCGGATGATATCCGCCATACAGCGACCGCAAAGCTTGAAAGCGAAGGTATTACCGCGTTGCTCGCCGATCTGGATCAAGACACAATAGCCCGAATTGACACTCTTAACCCCATGCGGGTTCAACGCGCATGGGAAGTACAGCGCACCACTGGGTGCAGTCTTGCCAACTGGCATGACAATACACCACCACCACTTTTGCCGCTTTCCCGCGCAACCGGCCTTGTGGTCGAAGTTGAAAAAGAATGGCTAAACAATCGGATTAAAAAAAGATTTGACTTGATGTTGGATGGCGGTGCGCTTGATGAAGCGCGCCAAAATCTACATTATTGGGACCCGACGCACCTATCTTCAAAGGCAATTGGAGCACCGGAATTGATTGCCCATCTGAAGGGTGAAATTACATTGGATCAGACACGTGATCTGGCAACCATCGCAACCCGGCAATATGCGAAACGACAACGAACTTGGTTTCGCGCACGGATGAAGGATTGGGAAAAAATCCCAGCCGAATCACTTTAATTTAGTTGGCTAATCTGTTGATATAAAGTCAATATTACAAAAATATTGATCAGATTTAACCGCCCCAAATAACCTTCACGTAATTTCGGGTTTCTTTATAAGGCGGCACTCCGCCGTATTTCTTGACCGCCTGAGGCCCTGCATTGTAGGCCGCCAGTGCCAACCGCCAAGATTTGAATTC
Protein-coding sequences here:
- the miaA gene encoding tRNA (adenosine(37)-N6)-dimethylallyltransferase MiaA, with protein sequence MIDIAALPTDRPILIAGPTASGKSALALRIAQKQGGVIVNADAIQVFENWRILTARPSIEDEHQVPHLLYGHVPYDAPYSVGHWLREVASLLESGPRPIIIGGTGLYFTALTQGLAEIPPTPDDIRHTATAKLESEGITALLADLDQDTIARIDTLNPMRVQRAWEVQRTTGCSLANWHDNTPPPLLPLSRATGLVVEVEKEWLNNRIKKRFDLMLDGGALDEARQNLHYWDPTHLSSKAIGAPELIAHLKGEITLDQTRDLATIATRQYAKRQRTWFRARMKDWEKIPAESL